In Brevibacillus brevis NBRC 100599, a single genomic region encodes these proteins:
- a CDS encoding S-layer homology domain-containing protein, which yields MKRWMAALLSLVLILTAQFNTVQANGNDTRVDYEQQYTRIGEDYHILNDNVLLSKKDGTVWTWYIYGHPLSSSDPFYKAKKMQIPGLQNVKEMTVKRKSARGNYIVNYAALKQDGTVWYWDADPVTTLETSTASAPKQIKDLKNVTSLVAYYNNAYKVLFVLKSDGSVWSLGSEIGTMKGVSPVLVRTKLLDDVVSIKMANGIVFASKKDGTVWRWKANSYLPNNRSKNTSPEQMNGFADIVKIEPGISTSYAYMKDGTVLSWSTADTKKYPLYLHAAKDARTIVQFDSMRDRNIDKTYAFREDDQLWSVDNNDKVFPEFTDIASIYQNDYSPQVRYYYVLKKDQALWAWADSIALPKLVVFMDEIVARNRSEKADKPAAERPGTADKPTGNRSGTTAQAVIRTTQEMSLYPYVTVLQPGDKQFIAVNNLLPGTKMTYTIDDPSIGTLANVNGTQVVKANKPGQTIVRATASRVGSPDVTAYFLLYVVDSNRLSETYYTAVQSVPVADRQRPFIVEGLTQAGELVITAASSEKPELVDGQLVITPELIDRVADNARKAKIAVEQTLSDNNIALARELVVNGEIVASLPEQKGFTVKLYKDSFTNRKDVDYLTVHTGDAKLTFDLATVNRLFHSLPVIVIRLVENNNGGYRVQFLDEQGQELSNVSSNIRLILPANQADATYTSVFYTNGKVTQPIGGKFNPYNNGMEAEINRSGTYFVDDNTKSFPDLDNKDPELQQAVQFLGSKGIVTGKEDGNFEPDSPLTRAEFTAMLVRAFYALDETATESFSDVNPPQWHVPFIASSEKKDIVKGYPDGTFRPDHTISREEMAAIGARSLHEKKNYYYPSNTEDYLSQFTDQHTISDWARPTMALAVKQRLIDVPADKQIRAGEAVTRGEAARMLYRLYLQL from the coding sequence ATGAAACGATGGATGGCAGCATTGTTAAGCCTTGTGTTAATCCTGACGGCCCAATTTAATACGGTTCAAGCCAATGGGAATGACACAAGAGTTGATTACGAACAGCAATATACACGTATCGGGGAGGATTACCACATCCTTAACGATAATGTGCTACTGTCGAAAAAAGATGGAACCGTATGGACTTGGTACATCTATGGACATCCTCTTAGTTCTTCAGATCCATTCTATAAAGCCAAGAAGATGCAAATTCCGGGCTTGCAGAATGTGAAGGAGATGACAGTCAAAAGGAAGTCGGCCCGGGGAAACTATATTGTTAACTACGCGGCCCTAAAACAAGACGGAACGGTGTGGTATTGGGACGCCGACCCCGTCACCACTCTTGAAACGAGTACGGCTAGTGCTCCGAAGCAAATCAAAGATTTAAAAAATGTAACGTCACTAGTCGCGTATTATAACAATGCCTATAAGGTATTGTTCGTATTAAAATCAGACGGTTCCGTGTGGAGTTTGGGAAGTGAGATAGGTACCATGAAGGGTGTCTCACCCGTTCTAGTTCGAACAAAGCTGCTAGATGATGTCGTATCCATAAAAATGGCTAACGGCATCGTATTCGCTTCGAAAAAGGACGGTACGGTTTGGAGATGGAAGGCAAATTCGTATCTGCCGAATAACCGCTCGAAAAACACAAGTCCAGAGCAGATGAACGGGTTTGCTGATATCGTCAAGATAGAGCCGGGCATTTCTACCAGCTATGCCTATATGAAAGATGGCACAGTCTTGTCTTGGTCAACTGCTGACACGAAGAAATATCCCTTGTATTTACATGCAGCAAAAGACGCACGAACGATCGTGCAATTTGACTCCATGAGAGATCGGAATATCGATAAAACGTATGCCTTCCGAGAAGACGATCAGCTTTGGTCAGTGGACAACAACGATAAAGTTTTCCCAGAGTTTACGGACATCGCTTCTATATACCAAAATGACTATTCCCCACAAGTTAGGTATTACTATGTATTAAAAAAGGATCAGGCTTTGTGGGCTTGGGCAGATTCGATTGCCTTGCCGAAGCTAGTTGTTTTCATGGATGAAATAGTAGCGCGTAATCGTTCAGAGAAAGCAGACAAACCAGCAGCAGAACGCCCTGGGACAGCAGACAAACCAACGGGCAATCGCTCTGGAACAACTGCCCAGGCTGTGATACGAACTACGCAGGAAATGAGTCTCTATCCGTATGTCACGGTGCTGCAACCTGGCGACAAACAGTTCATTGCGGTAAATAATTTGCTTCCCGGGACAAAAATGACGTACACCATTGACGATCCGAGCATAGGAACCTTAGCGAATGTGAATGGTACACAGGTCGTAAAAGCGAACAAACCCGGGCAGACCATTGTGAGGGCAACTGCAAGCAGAGTTGGTTCTCCGGACGTGACTGCTTACTTTTTGTTGTACGTCGTCGACAGTAATAGGCTGTCCGAGACGTATTACACTGCCGTCCAGTCGGTTCCTGTCGCTGACAGACAGCGTCCGTTTATTGTGGAGGGACTGACCCAAGCAGGAGAGCTAGTGATTACAGCCGCAAGTAGCGAAAAGCCGGAGCTTGTTGACGGCCAACTCGTCATCACGCCTGAGTTGATTGACCGCGTAGCTGACAATGCGCGAAAGGCTAAGATTGCCGTGGAGCAGACGCTATCGGATAACAACATTGCCCTTGCTAGAGAGTTAGTCGTAAATGGGGAAATAGTAGCGTCTCTGCCTGAACAAAAAGGTTTTACAGTCAAACTGTATAAGGATAGCTTCACGAATCGTAAGGATGTCGACTATCTTACCGTTCATACGGGGGATGCGAAACTGACGTTTGACCTTGCGACCGTAAATCGCCTGTTCCATTCGCTCCCGGTTATCGTTATTCGCTTGGTCGAAAACAATAACGGCGGATATCGCGTACAATTTTTAGATGAGCAAGGGCAGGAGCTTTCGAACGTATCAAGCAACATCAGGCTCATTCTGCCTGCAAATCAGGCAGACGCGACATATACGAGCGTATTCTATACGAATGGGAAAGTAACGCAGCCTATCGGAGGAAAGTTCAATCCGTACAATAACGGCATGGAAGCTGAAATAAACCGTTCCGGAACCTATTTCGTGGACGATAACACAAAATCGTTCCCTGATCTTGACAATAAGGATCCTGAGTTACAGCAAGCCGTACAGTTTCTGGGATCGAAAGGAATCGTAACTGGGAAAGAAGATGGCAACTTTGAGCCCGATTCACCGCTTACCCGTGCAGAGTTCACAGCTATGCTTGTAAGAGCTTTTTACGCTTTGGACGAAACGGCGACGGAGAGCTTTTCAGACGTGAATCCGCCGCAATGGCATGTTCCATTTATCGCTTCATCCGAAAAAAAGGATATCGTCAAAGGTTATCCCGACGGCACATTTAGGCCGGATCATACCATATCCCGGGAAGAAATGGCTGCGATTGGTGCAAGATCATTACATGAAAAGAAAAATTATTACTACCCTTCGAATACGGAGGACTACTTGAGTCAATTCACAGACCAACACACGATTTCCGATTGGGCGAGACCAACGATGGCTTTGGCTGTGAAGCAGCGCTTGATCGATGTCCCTGCTGATAAACAGATTAGGGCCGGCGAGGCTGTTACTCGCGGGGAAGCTGCCCGAATGCTGTATCGACTATATTTACAGCTTTGA